One window from the genome of Candidatus Didemnitutus sp. encodes:
- the glpX gene encoding class II fructose-bisphosphatase: MATPTKRISLTESDPERSLEFEFIRATENAALNAVHWIGRGDKEGADAAACDAINGTFDHIDMRGEVVIGEGIKDDAPGIFLGDKLGTWKAGSPKFNIALDPIDGTTNISKGLPNSISVMAGVLAPEKGHAMVNIPTFYSEKLAYGPQVAHAMQKNKAMRFDLDTPVEEIVRKVAKMRGKNVREVVVVVLDRPRHEKIIRGVRKVGAALRLITDGDVTAAIAPSLPDSGVDLYLGIGGSPEGVLTAAALRALGGGQQLRMWVRDDEEKARIAKDPAAKDLKKIFYAEDLVTGPGAIFCATGITSSWLLPGVKVVGRHATTHSILMRARSRTIRYIQAVHDLDHKTIYLRSRNTETLV; encoded by the coding sequence ATGGCCACCCCGACCAAACGCATCAGCCTCACGGAGAGCGACCCGGAGCGGTCGCTCGAATTCGAGTTCATCCGCGCCACTGAAAACGCCGCGCTCAACGCCGTCCACTGGATCGGCCGCGGCGACAAGGAGGGAGCCGACGCCGCCGCGTGCGACGCGATCAACGGCACCTTCGACCACATCGACATGCGCGGTGAAGTCGTGATCGGCGAAGGCATCAAGGATGACGCGCCCGGCATTTTCCTCGGCGACAAACTCGGCACGTGGAAGGCCGGCTCGCCGAAGTTCAACATCGCCCTCGACCCGATCGACGGCACCACGAACATCTCGAAAGGTCTGCCCAATTCCATCTCCGTCATGGCCGGCGTGCTCGCGCCCGAGAAGGGCCACGCGATGGTGAACATCCCGACGTTCTACTCGGAGAAACTCGCCTACGGTCCGCAGGTCGCGCACGCGATGCAGAAGAACAAAGCCATGCGCTTCGATCTCGATACGCCCGTCGAGGAAATCGTCCGCAAGGTCGCGAAAATGCGCGGCAAAAATGTGCGCGAGGTCGTGGTCGTGGTCCTCGATCGTCCCCGCCACGAGAAGATCATTCGCGGTGTGCGCAAAGTCGGCGCCGCGCTGCGCCTCATCACCGACGGCGACGTCACCGCTGCGATCGCGCCATCGCTGCCCGACAGCGGCGTCGATCTTTACCTGGGTATCGGTGGTTCGCCCGAAGGCGTGCTGACGGCGGCCGCGCTCCGCGCACTCGGTGGCGGGCAACAGCTCCGCATGTGGGTGCGCGACGACGAGGAGAAGGCGCGCATCGCCAAGGACCCGGCGGCGAAAGACCTGAAAAAGATTTTCTATGCCGAGGATCTCGTGACGGGCCCGGGTGCGATTTTCTGCGCGACAGGCATCACCTCGAGTTGGCTGCTGCCGGGAGTGAAGGTCGTGGGGCGCCACGCGACGACGCACTCGATCCTGATGCGCGCACGCAGCCGGACGATTCGTTACATCCAGGCCGTGCACGACCTCGACCACAAGACGATCTACCTGCGCAGCCGGAACACGGAGACGTTGGTCTGA
- a CDS encoding DUF4019 domain-containing protein, whose protein sequence is MKTTLRLLFAAACLLVGTFAFGAEGKVAGSAEESTKLAQAWLKLVDDGNYAQSWKDAASRFRAQVTEEKWVGAMSQVRQPLGAVNSRELAEATFATELPRAPKGEYWVVRFKTSYEGAQANEIVTLTADTDGQWRVIGFFIRPAS, encoded by the coding sequence ATGAAGACTACGTTGCGTCTGCTGTTCGCCGCGGCGTGCCTGTTGGTCGGCACGTTCGCGTTCGGGGCCGAGGGTAAGGTTGCCGGTTCGGCCGAGGAATCCACGAAGCTCGCACAGGCTTGGCTGAAACTCGTCGACGACGGTAATTACGCGCAGAGCTGGAAGGACGCCGCCTCGCGCTTTCGCGCCCAAGTAACCGAGGAAAAATGGGTCGGTGCGATGAGCCAGGTGCGCCAGCCACTCGGCGCGGTCAACTCGCGCGAGCTGGCCGAGGCGACCTTCGCCACGGAACTCCCGCGCGCCCCGAAGGGCGAGTATTGGGTCGTGCGCTTCAAGACGAGCTACGAAGGCGCCCAAGCCAACGAGATCGTCACGCTCACGGCTGATACCGACGGGCAGTGGCGCGTCATCGGCTTTTTCATCCGACCGGCATCGTGA
- the fabF gene encoding beta-ketoacyl-ACP synthase II, which translates to METVSPHKRVVVTGLGVVASLGHNVPDFWASILAGKCGIDRVTQFEVKDYACQIGAEVRNWDPAQHMDPKEVRRNDRYTHFGFVAAKQAIADAKLDMAKEDADRVGVIIGSGIGGMLTIENQHKNLVERGPRKVSPFMIPALISNMVGGLVAIDLGARGPNFGVVSACATATHAIGESLRMIRGGEADVMVCGGAEAAITPLSYAGFCSMKAMSTNNENPQKASRPFDANRDGFIMGEGSGILVIESLEHALARGAHIYCELVGYSATCDAYHITSPDPEGKGLSLAMTRALADARVRPEEIDYINAHGTSTPYNDKFETLAIKKVFGEHAKKVMISSTKSMTGHLLGAAGGIEAVISVKTIETGEVPPTINLETPDPECDLDYVPNVKRSANVRTVLSDNLGFGGQNAALVFRKM; encoded by the coding sequence ATGGAAACCGTTTCTCCGCACAAACGTGTCGTCGTTACCGGTCTGGGCGTCGTTGCCTCGCTCGGCCACAATGTGCCCGATTTCTGGGCCAGCATCCTTGCCGGCAAATGCGGCATCGATCGCGTCACGCAGTTCGAGGTCAAGGACTACGCCTGCCAGATAGGCGCCGAGGTGCGCAACTGGGACCCGGCGCAGCACATGGACCCGAAGGAGGTCCGCCGTAACGACCGCTACACGCATTTCGGTTTCGTGGCCGCCAAACAGGCCATCGCGGACGCGAAGCTCGACATGGCCAAAGAAGACGCGGACCGCGTCGGCGTCATCATTGGCTCCGGTATCGGCGGCATGCTCACGATCGAGAATCAGCACAAGAACCTCGTCGAGCGCGGCCCTCGCAAGGTGTCGCCCTTCATGATCCCCGCGCTGATCAGCAACATGGTCGGCGGCCTCGTCGCCATCGACCTCGGTGCGCGCGGTCCGAATTTCGGCGTCGTCAGCGCCTGTGCGACGGCGACCCACGCCATCGGCGAATCGCTCCGCATGATCCGCGGCGGCGAGGCCGACGTGATGGTCTGCGGTGGCGCCGAGGCGGCGATCACGCCGTTGTCCTACGCGGGCTTCTGCTCGATGAAGGCGATGAGCACGAACAACGAGAACCCGCAGAAAGCCAGCCGGCCGTTCGACGCGAACCGCGACGGCTTCATCATGGGCGAAGGCTCGGGCATCCTCGTCATCGAGAGCCTCGAACACGCGCTCGCGCGCGGTGCCCACATCTATTGCGAACTCGTCGGCTACTCCGCCACGTGCGATGCCTACCATATCACGTCGCCCGATCCGGAGGGCAAGGGCCTCTCGCTCGCGATGACGCGCGCCCTCGCGGACGCCCGCGTGCGCCCGGAGGAGATCGATTACATCAACGCCCACGGCACCTCCACGCCCTACAACGACAAGTTCGAGACGCTCGCGATCAAGAAGGTCTTCGGCGAACACGCAAAGAAGGTCATGATCAGCTCGACCAAGTCGATGACCGGCCACCTCCTCGGCGCCGCCGGCGGCATCGAAGCCGTGATCAGCGTGAAGACGATCGAGACCGGCGAAGTTCCGCCGACGATCAACCTCGAGACGCCCGATCCGGAGTGCGACCTCGACTACGTGCCGAACGTGAAGCGCTCCGCCAACGTCCGCACCGTGCTGAGCGACAACCTCGGTTTCGGCGGTCAGAACGCCGCGCTCGTTTTCCGCAAGATGTGA